The following coding sequences lie in one Fusarium poae strain DAOMC 252244 chromosome 1, whole genome shotgun sequence genomic window:
- a CDS encoding hypothetical protein (TransMembrane:5 (i40-62o94-113i154-176o333-355i418-440o)), producing the protein MDEPQFHESNGLLKPSNNNTDRSVSNISDDSTKKMDDWKVTLISGSCACAVVFAVNLSVTIWSSVSLESGRDGVKTSRRIVYEGSCSKTRNMSLLIHLIINVLGSVLLSASNYGMQCLSTPTRADVDKAHAQKRWVDIGIPSFRNLREVSTRRVILWWLLVLSSLPLHLLLNSVVYSSLATYSYSIFTVDKNLELLERYHVHVPAHNGTIKLFDSRKIILSQLNNLTALECINQYGTTFQTESIDVILVVDASPSEFESNRTHKIDSAFSNNVRRKSCYPSDYQWICGKSCSPCHFELPRIKLQSDNWSPFGSRVEYCLSEPAPEKCRLNFDIYLAGIVLAVNLIKAVILALIVLRPPKEPMFVLGDAIQSFLAHPDENSRGSCLASARIVRDGLFGRPSIMYSQPKRRGVAVTKTRWFFSFVMFGVAFTVTCVLLVWGIREIYGPQNVKSLWSLGFGTANEVTLIKGNEGFSDQPQAGEQNIFPKVLTSNLPQLIFSLLYFQYNSLYTSMAAAKEWSDFGCNRRPLRVSSNPRGQQRSRYHRISTPTDWYACGCKL; encoded by the exons ATGGACGAGCCACAATTTCACGAAAGCAATGGACTTCTCAAACcaagcaacaacaacacggACAGATCCGTCAGTAATATCAGCGATGACAGCACCAAGAAAATGGACGACTGGAAGGTTACTCTTATCAGTGGTTCCTGTGCTTGTGCTGTTGTTTTTGCTGTCAATCTCAGTGTCACCATCTGGTCAAGCGTGAGTCTCGAAAGCGGCCGGGATGGCGTCAAGACGAGCCGAAGAATTGTCTACGAGGGTTCATGTTCAAAAACTCGAAACATGAGTCTCCTGATTCACCTCATCATCAACGTCCTTGGTTCAGTTCTTCTTTCCGCCAGCAACTATGGGATGCAATGTCTTTCTACACCAACCAGAGCCGATGTTGACAAAGCTCATGCACAAAAGAGATGGGTAGACATTGGGATACCCAGCTTTCGCAACTTGAGAGAGGTTTCAACTCGGAGAGTAATACTCTGGTGGCTACTGGTCCTTTCCTCACTGCCACTCCATCTTTT GCTCAACTCTGTGGTCTACTCATCCTTAGCAACATATTCTTACAGTATATTCACTGTCGATAAAAACCTCGAGCTACTCGAGAGATATCATGTACATGTGCCTGCACATAACGGcactataaaattatttgATTCAAGGAAAATAATACTCAGTCAACTCAATAATCTCACTGCTTTAGAGTGCATCAACCAGTATGGCACAACTTTCCAAACAGAAAGTATCGACGTTATACTAGTTGTCGACGCGTCGCCGTCCGAATTCGAATCAAACAGGACACACAAGATAGATTCTGCATTTTCAAACAACGTACGACGAAAATCCTGTTACCCATCGGATTATCAATGGATATGTGGTAAATCTTGCAGCCCTTGTCACTTCGAATTACCACGAATTAAACTTCAATCGGACAATTGGAGTCCATTCGGTAGTAGGGTCGAATACTGCCTTAGCGAGCCAGCACCAGAGAAATGTCGACTCAACTTCGACATCTACCTTGCGGGGATCGTACTTGCAGTGAACTTGATCAAAGCCGTCATACTGGCCTTGATTGTTCTTCGCCCACCAAAAGAGCCCATGTTTGTTCTTGGAGATGCTATCCAATCATTCTTGGCTCACCCAGATGAAAACTCGCGCGGAAGTTGTTTAGCATCGGCACGGATTGTCCGCGACGGTCTCTTTGGTCGACCAAGTATCATGTATTCACAGCCTAAAAGACGCGGAGTTGCTGTTACCAAGACGCGGTGGTTCTTTAGTTTTGTCAT GTTTGGAGTTGCTTTTACCGTTACCTGTGTGCTTCTGGTTTGGGGTATCAGAGAAATCTATGGTCCCCAGAACGTCAAGAGCCTCTGGAGTCTAGGATTTGGAACCGCAAACGAAGTCACTCTGATAAAAGGGAACGAAGGGTTTTCAGATCAGCCGCAAGCAGGGGAACAGAACATTTTCCCCAAAGTTCTCACGTCCAACCTTCCTCAGCTGATATTCTCTCTTCTGTATTTTCAGTACAACAGTCTCTACACCTCCATGGCTGCCGCAAAAGAATGGAGTGATTTTGGCTGCAATCGACGTCCATTACGCGTTTCCTCCAACCCGCGAGGTCAGCAACGTTCCCG CTATCACCGCATTTCGACGCCTACCGACTGGTATGCCTGTGGCTGCAAGTTGTAG
- a CDS encoding hypothetical protein (BUSCO:20495at5125), giving the protein MSQEYKLKGLSSLSLSPGSKQEVEVEGIEDGKVLLVNTGGTTQALGAKCTHYGAPLAKGVLTSDGRITCPWHGACFNAKTGDIEDAPALDHLPVFKIAERDGAVYITGEESAIKSSKRQPNVKCAGSSSAQEEHVVVVGGGSGTLGVVESLREKGWKGGITVVSNEGNYPIDRTKLSKALLTDLDKLTWRNKDFYENGSIKFVDGQVSNVDFSGRSVTTETGEKISYTKLVLATGGTPKRLPLDGFKDLDNIFTLRNVNDTRKIVDQIGNKGKKIVVVGSSFIGIECAVATASDNDVTVVGMENVPLERVLGEKVGSGLQKALEGKGVKFYMGASVDKAEPSSSDSSKVGAVCLKDGTRLEADLVVLGVGVSPATQYLKNNSSIKLEDDGSIKVNDDYSVAGLQDVYAVGDIATFPYHGPGGEGKPVRIEHWNVAQKAGRIAANHIANPGGKTEHFIPIFWSALGAQLRYCGNTMASGWDDLVLDGNPAENQFVAYYCKGETVVAMASMGRDPAMAQSAELMRVNKMPTKTELQEGISVV; this is encoded by the exons ATGTCGCAAGAATACAAGCTCAAGGGCCTATCGTCCCTGTCTCTTTCTCCCGGCTCTAAGCAAGAGGTCGAGGTCGAGGGTATCGAGGATGGCAAGGTTCTCCTTGTCAACACTGGAGGCACAACACAGGCTTTGGGAGCCAAGTGTACTCACTACGGTGCACCTCTGGCAAAGGGTGTGTTGACCAGTGATGGTCGTATCACATGTCCCTGGCACGGAG CCTGTTTCAATGCAAAGACTGGCGATATTGAAGATGCCCCCGCCCTCGACCATCTCCCCGTATTCAAAATCGCTGAACGAGACGGTGCCGTATACATCACTGGAGAAGAAAGCGCCATCAAGTCCTCCAAGAGACAACCTAATGTTAAATGTGCCGGATCCAGCAGTGCACAGGAAGAAcacgtcgtcgtcgtcggtgGTGGCTCAGGTACATTGGGTGTTGTCGAGAGTCTTCGTGAGAAGGGTTGGAAAGGAGGAATCACTGTCGTGTCTAACGAGGGAAACTACCCAATCGACCGAACGAAGCTGAGCAAGGCTCTCTTGACCGATCTTGACAAGTTGACCTGGCGAAACAAGGACTTCTACGAAAACGGCTCCATCAAGTTCGTCGATGGCCAAGTCAGCAATGTTGACTTTTCTGGTCGGTCTGTGACAACCGAGACTGGAGAGAAGATCTCTTACACTAAGCTTGTCCTCGCGACGGGTGGTACTCCCAAGCGACTTCCCCTGGACGGATTTAAGGACCTCGACAACATCTTCACTCTTCGCAATGTCAACGACACAAGAAAGATTGTCGATCAGATCGGtaacaagggcaagaagattGTGGTTGTCGGATCCTCATTCATCGGAATTGAGTGCGCAGTTGCTACAGCCAGCGACAATGATGTGACTGTCGTCGGTATGGAGAATGTTCCTCTTGAAAGGGTTCTTGGTGAAAAGGTTGGCTCAGGTCTTCAAAAGGCGCTCGAGGGCAAGGGCGTCAAGTTTTACATGGGCGCTAGTGTCGACAAGGCCGAGCCATCTTCATCCGACTCATCCAAGGTCGGTGCCGTGTGTCTTAAGGATGGTACCAGGCTGGAGGCGGACCTTGTTGTTCTCGGTGTGGGCGTCTCCCCCGCAACCCAGTATCTTaagaacaacagcagcatcaaACTCGAGGATGACGGATCTATCAAGGTCAATGACGACTACTCAGTTGCTGGCCTTCAGGATGTATACGCTGTCGGCGATATTGCTACGTTCCCTTACCATGGACCTGGAGGCGAAGGAAAGCCGGTTCGCATTGAGCATTGGAACGTTGCTCAAAAGGCGGGTCGCATCGCTGCCAACCACATCGCCAACCCTGGTGGAAAGACGGAGCACTTTATCCCCATTTTCTGGTCAGCATTGGGTGCACAGCTTCGATACTGCGGCAACACGATGGCTTCTGGGTGGGAcgaccttgttcttgatggcaACCCAGCTGAGAACCAGTTCGTAGCATATTATTGCAAGGGCGAAACAGTTGTCGCCATGGCTAGCATGGGCAGGGATCCTGCTATGGCACAGAGTGCCGAGCTGATGCGGGTGAACAAGATGCCCACCAAGACGGAGCTCCAAGAGGGGATCAGCGTCGTCTGA
- a CDS encoding hypothetical protein (BUSCO:17013at5125), translating to MERPDLGQEPQLAEMTCCCGRIDCALLKRNCSILETVEKDVHTAAQLGQALLARHEAYMADAERDRLSLSSRIEHLEMAKQELEAENALKIEENRNLLDQLELLNNTVSESDTRIKTLEASLLSSQQAVRKLESAVLRAEDAERHIHLLELEQDDLYHELRSTKEDARSHAQRCKEAQRGIMDMQDQLERMEEEAREERERHAEVVGRMERQRRVEKQLNTAAGRLKGAAASKTLQEPKPGNPVVNHFVRDLLQDNANLQLGMAELREMLLNSNDEIQTLREQLLDHQPVIDSRNSTLKDELEAYEPPTTPRYSQELHIHHHYHVTPKADKAKVRRKRASLNSSVFSPSPASGTSTPRSSARWSLGPALPVASINTKEPNSVISMPKQRWSMLSEQPSDFASSVPSSPRSNQRNSLFDSAFGDSDYPTSPATSFDLTSPSWRTHRKGPSDVSAFSLQAPSLQLDPGTPPPNPRQFNDDVIHEEDEDEKDEGVSRAVTPDLGNTPSIDESSAIESSEDNRDDYMPRPRIHRALSHESIMSLSGGLDIHTLKARPSQLTLRPLGGAEAVVTGVIAQPTLYRGAAKRSTAALRDNFAGLPVGRNVSNPLNRPGSNRSLSPAPSDTTQSSTGGPAGGIGKWVGWRPWSSTTASENIPTKSAEKPRDKCYSRSPGINQPGAIPGFHQYWAAQRRKGAPAQVTTVTVDHEALVEGLEE from the exons ATGGAGAGGCCCGATCTTGGCCAAGAGCCACAGCTGGCAGAAATGACTTGCTGTTGTGGACGAATCGATTGCGCGCTTCTCAAGAGAAACTGCTCCATCCTAGAAACAGTGGAAAAAGATGTTCATACTGCTGCCCAACTTGGTCAG GCCTTACTCGCCCGACATGAAGCATATATGGCCGACGCTGAGAGGGACCGTCTCAGTCTTTCATCCAGGATAGAGCATTTGGAGATGGCGAAGCAGGAACTCGAGGCTGAGAATGCCCTGAAAATCGAAGAAAACAGGAACCTGCTCGACCAGCTTGAGCTGCTGAACAATACCGTCTCCGAATCCGATACAAGGATCAAGACTCTCGAAGCGAGCTTGCTCTCGTCTCAGCAGGCCGTGCGAAAACTCGAATCCGCCGTCCTGCGAGCCGAAGATGCGGAGCGGCATATACATCTCCTCGAACTAGAACAAGATGACCTGTACCATGAATTGAGATCAACCAAGGAGGATGCTCGATCTCATGCTCAGCGTTGCAAGGAGGCGCAGCGTGGTATCATGGACATGCAAGATCAGTTGGAACGAATGGAAGAAGAGGCCCGTGAGGAACGTGAACGACATGCCGAAGTCGTTGGACGAATGGAACGTCAGCGACGGGTCGAGAAACAGTTGAACACGGCTGCGGGTCGTCTCAAAGGTGCAGCTGCATCCAAGACACTCCAGGAACCAAAGCCAGGGAACCCAGTCGTCAATCATTTCGTCAGGGATCTCCTCCAAGACAATGCCAACCTGCAATTGGGCATGGCTGAGTTGCGGGAGATGCTGCTCAACTCCAACGACGAAATCCAGACCCTCCGAGAACAGCTTCTCGACCACCAACCTGTTATCGACAGCAGAAACTCGACTCTAAAGGACGAACTTGAGGCTTATGAGCCACCGACTACACCTCGATATTCCCAGGAGCTTCACATCCACCACCACTATCATGTCACACCCAAGGccgacaaggccaaggttAGGAGGAAGCGGGCAAGCCTGAACTCGAGCGTGTTCTCGCCTTCGCCAGCTTCAGGCACATCAACACCCCGATCTTCCGCTCGCTGGAGTTTAGGCCCTGCCTTACCTGTCGcttccatcaacaccaaagaaCCCAACTCTGTCATCTCAATGCCTAAGCAGAGATGGTCCATGCTTTCAGAGCAACCCTCCGACTTTGCGTCGTCTGTCCCCAGTTCACCGCGATCGAATCAGAGAAACTCACTGTTCGACTCTGCCTTTGGCGACAGCGACTACCCAACGTCACCAGCTACTAGCTTCGACCTCACTTCGCCCTCATGGCGGACTCACCGTAAAGGACCGTCCGACGTTTCAGCATTCAGTCTTCAAGCACCTTCCCTCCAACTCGACCCTGGTACACCACCTCCAAACCCACGTCAGTTCAACGATGATGTGATCCacgaggaggatgaagacgagaAAGACGAAGGTGTTTCTCGAGCAGTGACTCCAGACCTTGGTAACACGCCGTCGATAGATGAGAGCTCTGCAATCGAAAGCTCAGAAGACAACAGAGACGACTACATGCCACGCCCAAGAATCCACAGGGCCCTCTCGCACGAGTCCATCATGTCTCTCAGTGGAGGTCTTGATATCCACACCCTCAAGGCCCGGCCAAGCCAGCTCACACTCCGACCGCTCGGTGGCGCTGAAGCTGTCGTTACGGGTGTCATAGCCCAGCCCACACTCTACAGAGGTGCAGCCAAGCGAAGCACTGCCGCTCTCCGCGACAATTTCGCCGGTCTCCCTGTCGGCCGAAATGTGTCCAATCCACTGAACAGGCCTGGATCGAACAGATCCCTATCACCAGCTCCTTCAGACACCACACAGAGTTCCACAGGCGGCCCTGCTGGAGGAATAGGAAAATGGGTTGGTTGGAGACCTTGGTCCTCGACAACAGCAAGCGAGAACATACCTACAAAATCTGCTGAAAAGCCCAGAGACAAGTGCTATAGTCGGTCACCTGGCATCAATCAGCCTGGTGCCATTCCCGGCTTTCACCAGTACTGGGCAGCACAGAGGCGAAAGGGCGCACCAGCTCAGGTCACCACTGTCACTGTCGACCATGAAGCTTTGGTGGAAGGACTGGAAGAGTAA
- a CDS encoding hypothetical protein (TransMembrane:1 (o506-524i)) produces the protein MSEASIKRRKVRKGTRSCWECRRRKIRCQFTNEDDAICVGCTQRETNCVSQEHVPAPSAAPQDKRLAQRLGRLEELMEKFVDKESDSRKRVSIPSPSESEGAPSTLARFTQHTVDVFESSAVDNAAQMTLNPTNTSNPEVIIRQTARYTSRSAKAANVSAQLHALFPSQPILYAISQQSPGARFVLNSFYSQQDQMEGKPEPLSALAQIPPITSHPSILAKRLLQLAVCLQQMPTFFDGSTLGLSKSPRETMEEWVAVTGRLVTSDDDFVGCLEGLECLILHSFYQSDAGHLRKAWLTCRRALNMAQLMGIDRKNAKIIRSADPEYNEKHRPSPPVIWFRINCNDRYLSLILGLSIGSKDNWFAEDDALISDAPSDKLGKMYAMIAGKIADRNDLQGSEAYVLTQSIDLDLEKTHSQMDEMWWKTPHLAICCGSSDASGDGMGVIMLQVRHYTLLLMLHLPYLLRDRGQRRYEYNRSTCMQASREILGRFLEYRSCFTKAVSGRHVDYSALVAAMTLLLGYLGWRWPGLETEKEQDRDLAERTMERMQEMGALNNDTLCVEAAETILQLLPIVQRQPGTSGENMHLHVPFLGTVNIHPGPTPPASTTSMMASNSTTPSGNSVGDAMSQFPLSFNPPSFTQDQCQLPTTCPFEETSPDVVSYNWPCFTADPEDWALQGVDTTYWNMLNNNIVG, from the exons ATGTCAGAAGCCTCTATCAAACGTCGCAAGGTGCGGAAAGGTACCCGTAGCTGCTGGGAAT GTCGTCGTCGCAAGATAAGATGTCAGTTCACCAATGAAGACGATGCGATCTGTGTTGGATGCACTCAGCGAGAGACCAATTGCGTCTCGCAAGAACATGTCCCTGCACCCTCTGCCGCGCCCCAAGACAAGCGTCTTGCACAGCGCCTTGGACGATTGGAGGAGTTGATGGAGAAATTCGTGGATAAGGAATCCGACTCAAGAAAACGGGTTTCTATACCATCGCCTTCTGAGTCTGAGGGAGCGCCATCAACATTGGCACGTTTCACGCAGCATACTGTTGATGTCTTTGAGTCCTCAGCTGTGGACAACGCGGCCCAAATGACTCTCAACCCAACCAATACTTCAAATCCAGAGGTAATAATACGGCAGACAGCAAGGTATACCTCTCGTTCGGCAAAGGCAGCCAATGTCTCTGCTCAGCTTCACGCTCTATTCCCATCTCAACCGATCTTGTACGCCATATCGCAGCAAAGTCCTGGCGCACGCTTCGTCCTCAATTCGTTCTACTCCCAGCAGGATCAAATGGAAGGGAAACCCGAGCCTTTGTCAGCACTGGCCCAGATCCCGCCGATTACTAGTCATCCTTCTATCCTGGCTAAACGTCTTCTTCAACTGGCTGTATGCCTGCAGCAAATGCCGACCTTCTTCGACGGGAGTACTTTGGGTCTAAGTAAATCGCCTCGTGAAACAATGGAGGAATGGGTTGCTGTGACGGGAAGACTCGTTACTTCAGACGATGACTTTGTTGGTTGCTTAGAAGGTCTAGAGTGTCTCATTCTACACAGCTTCTACCAGAGTGATGCAGGCCACTTGCGGAAAGCATGGTTAACGTGCCGTCGGGCCCTCAACATGGCTCAATTGATGGGTATCGACCGAAAGAACGCAAAGATAATTCGCTCAGCCGATCCCGAGTACAACGAGAAGCATCGTCCTTCACCGCCGGTAATCTGGTTCCGCATCAATTGTAACGACCGTTATCTATCTCTCATCCTTGGCCTTTCGATCGGTTCCAAAGACAACTGGTTTGCCGAAGACGACGCTCTcatctctgatgcaccgagtGACAAGCTGGGCAAGATGTACGCCATGATAGCAGGCAAGATCGCCGACAGGAACGATTTGCAAGGTAGCGAGGCATATGTTCTGACGCAATCGATTGACCTGGATCTTGAAAAGACACACTCTCAAATGGACGAGATGTGGTGGAAAACTCCCCACTTGGCTATCTGCTGCGGATCATCCGACGCTTCGGGGGATGGGATGGGCGTTATAATGCTGCAAGTGCGACACTATACGCTTCTTCTCATGCTCCATCTCCCATACCTGCTTCGCGACCGTGGCCAGCGAAGATATGAATACAATCGCTCTACATGCATGCAAGCAAGTCGCGAGATCCTCGGGCGCTTCCTCGAGTATCGTAGCTGCTTTACAAAAGCTGTATCGGGTCGTCACGTCGACTACTCGGCTCTCGTTGCAGCCATGACTCTCCTTCTAGGCTATCTCGGCTGGCGCTGGCCCGGTCTTGAGACGGAGAAAGAGCAGGACAGAGATCTAGCAGAGAGAACGATGGAGAGGATGCAAGAAATGGGGGCATTAAACAATGACACACTATGTGTTGAGGCCGCTGAAACGATCCTACAACTTTTGCCAATTGTTCAAAGACAGCCAGGCACAAGCGGAGAAAATATGCATCTGCACGTACCTTTCCTAGGAACAGTCAACATACACCCAGGGCCAACACCTCCAGCGTCTACAACCAGCATGATGGCGTCCAACAGCACCACACCAAGTGGCAACAGTGTTGGAGACGCCATGTCACAGTTCCCACTTTCCTTCAACCCCCCTTCGTTCACACAGGACCAATGCCAGTTACCCACTACATGTCCATTTGAGGAAACCTCGCCTGATGTGGTGAGCTACAATTGGCCATGCTTCACGGCGGATCCCGAAGATTGGGCATTACAAGGTGTCGACACAACATATTGGAATatgcttaataataatattgtAGGGTGA
- a CDS encoding hypothetical protein (TransMembrane:1 (o404-423i)): protein MALSRQQLLSTFVPGINLYPGSSPASVIFRDTLYIFYAGSGSDGLWYTSTTDGVTWASIINVNKKGAGALNIAQGTSPAAVVFRDALYLFYNDAGGVVTYFTKFDGSNWSAVAKTDITNSSYRYVPKTSPSAAVYRDTLYNFYCASGGSEIFIHWNSFNGVKWNSSNWGTGTFVGGTQLRGVFAAPATSPNAVVFNNALYCFFNGAGNDGTWYAKLTGDSFATPVSVSNLNKGITFRPQTSPSPLVLLDGYVMRLYWVDNASQTMWYSDYRTDGDNWSPQKKLNCDGGIPNLAANTSITAVQFLKKPFIFWSSGSGINFCPSFVWEINTSTWVRPAHLLQDSDCFTVSTSDSTLVTLLRTKLGNGTTTGEIPFNYPRPGTVVSDFVKSVYSNIDVTDPTLATKILITTTLVANGFLLPYLVFLQLQQQGAILRFYRVRQ, encoded by the coding sequence ATGGCCTTGAGTCGTCAACAACTTCTTTCTACTTTTGTCCCTGGCATCAATCTTTACCCTGGGTCATCTCCTGCTTCGGTAATCTTCAGAGACACTCTTTACATATTTTATGCCGGTTCTGGTTCTGATGGCTTGTGGTATACATCCACCACCGATGGAGTCACCTGGGCATCCATCATCAACGTGAACAAGAAAGGTGCAGGAGCCCTCAACATAGCCCAGGGAACATCTCCCGCGGCTGTTGTCTTCCGTGACGCCCTATATCTCTTTTACAACGATGCTGGAGGTGTCGTCACGTACTTTACCAAGTTTGATGGATCCAACTGGTCTGCTGTTGCAAAGACAGACATCACCAACTCAAGCTACCGATATGTACCAAAAACATCACCAAGCGCCGCCGTGTACAGAGATACGCTGTATAATTTCTATTGTGCGAGCGGCGGAAGTGAGATATTTATCCATTGGAATTCGTTCAACGGAGTCAAATGGAACAGCTCCAACTGGGGCACCGGCACCTTTGTGGGTGGTACACAGCTTCGAGGCGTTTTTGCGGCTCCTGCAACAAGTCCCAATGCTGTTGTGTTCAACAATGCCTTGTACTGCTTCTTCAATGGAGCTGGCAACGACGGAACCTGGTACGCGAAGCTTACGGGGGATTCCTTTGCGACGCCTGTGTCCGTGTCAAATTTGAACAAGGGAATAACGTTTCGGCCTCAGACAAGTCCCAGCCCATTGGTACTACTCGACGGTTATGTGATGCGCCTATATTGGGTTGATAACGCTAGCCAAACAATGTGGTACTCGGATTATCGCACCGACGGCGACAACTGGAgtccacagaagaaactcaATTGTGATGGTGGCATTCCCAATCTAGCTGCAAACACAAGCATCACTGCTGTCCAGTTCCTGAAGAAGCCTTTTATATTCTGGAGTTCTGGCTCAGGAATTAACTTCTGCCCCAGTTTTGTATGGGAGATCAATACCAGTACCTGGGTCCGGCCTGCTCATCTCTTGCAAGATTCGGATTGTTTTACTGTCAGTACCAGTGACAGTACGTTGGTTACGCTTCTGCGTACAAAGCTTGGGAATGGCACGACAACTGGGGAGATTCCCTTTAACTATCCTCGACCTGGTACTGTGGTATCCGATTTTGTCAAAAGCGTGTACAGCAACATTGATGTAACTGACCCGACATTGGCTACCAAGATATTGATCACAACAACATTGGTTGCTAATGGATTTCTGCTGCCTTATCTAGTTTTCCtccagcttcagcagcaggGAGCAATCTTGCGATTCTACCGTGTTAGACAGTAG
- a CDS encoding hypothetical protein (TransMembrane:12 (i30-52o64-96i108-131o151-171i183-202o222-242i262-283o303-328i366-386o392-413i433-455o461-482i)) — MESSSRSGDADQALARLGYKAELPRNLSMLSVLGLSFAIMAVPFGLSTTMYITLTNGQAVTVLWGWVLVSLISLCIAASLAEICAVFPTAGGVYYWSAMLSTPQYAPIVSFVDGWLTLVGNWTVTLSINFSGAQLILSAITIFNEDFVANAWQTVLCFWAVMIVCALVNAFGSRYLDLINKVCIYWTGASVIIIIVTILVMAPERRSAEFVFTHYDASASGWPAAWSFFVGLLQGAYVLTGYGMVASMCEEVQNPEREVPKAIVLSVAAAGVTGIIYLIPILFVLPDVKMLLGVANSQPIGTLFKVVTGSAAGGFGLLFLILGILMFAGIGALTAASRCTYAFARDGAIPGYKLWSKVNTRFDMPVNALILSTVVDCILGCIYFGSTAAFNSFTGVATICLASSYGVPVGVNLLRGRKIVKHSPFPLGKFGPLINGICVVWIIFSIVIFCMPVSLPVDAVTMNYASVVFAGFAAIAIIWYLAYARKNFTGPPIHDEDGFEPGVEVLKGQEGNTEKPVL, encoded by the exons ATGGAGTCATCCTCTCGCAGCGGCGACGCTGATCAGGCCCTCGCCCGTCTGGGCTACAAGGCCGAACTCCCTCGAAACCTCAGCATGCTCAGTGTTTTGGGACTCTCCTTTGCCATCATGGCCGTCCCCTTTGGCCTCTCGACAACAATGTACATCACCCTCACCAACGGCCAGGCCGTCACCGTCCTTTGGGGCTGGGTCCTCGTCTCTCTCATCTCGCTCTGCATCGCCGCCTCTCTCGCAGAAATCTGCGCCGTCTTCCCTACTGCTGGAGGTGTCTACTACTGGAGCGCAATGCTCAGCACGCCTCAATACGCGCCCATCGTGAGCTTCGTCGATGGCTGGCTCACTCTGGTCGGTAACTGGACCGTTACCCTGTCGATCAATTTCTCGGGCGCGCAGCTCATTCTTAGCGCCATTACCATCTTCAACGAGGACTTTGTCGCCAACGCGTGGCAGACAGTCTTGTGCTTCTGGGCTGTCATGATTGTTTGCGCTCTCGTCAACGCTTTCGGCTCTCGTTATCTGGATCTTATCAACAAAGTCTGCATTTACTGGACTGGCGCCagtgtcatcatcatcattgttACCATACTCGTTATGGCTCCTGAGCGACGATCCGCTGAATTTGTCTTTACGCACTACGATGCCTCGGCAAGTGGCTGGCCTGCCGCATGGTCCTTCTTCGTCGGACTACTGCAAG GTGCATATGTTCTCACTGGCTACGGCATGGTCGCTTCCATGTGTGAAGAAGTCCAGAACCCTGAACGTGAAGTCCCCAAGGCTATCGTCCTCTCcgtcgctgctgctggtgtcACTGGAATCATTTACCTCATCCCCATCCTCTTCGTTCTGCCTGATGTCAAGATGCTTCTCGGAGTCGCCAACTCTCAGCCTATTGGTACCTTGTTCAAGGTCGTCACCGGTTCTGCTGCCGGTGGCTTTGGTCTCCTCTTCCTGATTCTCGGTATTCTCATGTTTGCAGGCATTGGCGCTCTCACCGCCGCGTCGCGCTGCACCTACGCTTTCGCCAGAGATGGAGCTATCCCTGGATACAAGCTTTGGAGCAAGGTCAACACACGCTTCGACATGCCCGTCAATGCTCTCATCCTCTCCACCGTCGTCGACTGCATTCTTGGCTGTATCTACTTCGGTTCCACCGCCGCCTTCAACTCCTTCACTGGTGTCGCCACCATCTGTCTCGCCTCCTCGTACGGCGTTCCCGTCGGCGTCAACCTTCTTCGAGGCCGCAAGATTGTTAAGCACTCCCCCTTCCCTCTGGGCAAGTTTGGACCTCTCATCAATGGCATTTGCGTTGTGTGGATCATATTCTCTATTGTCATTTTCTGCATGCCTGTTTCTTTGCCCGTCGATGCAGTAACCATGAACTACGCCTCTGTCGTCTTTGCTGGATTCGCTGCCATTGCTATCATTTGGTATCTTGCTTATGCTCGCAAGAACTTCACCGGACCCCCCATTCATGACGAAGATGGCTTTGAGCCAGGTGTGGAGGTCCTCAAGGGCCAAGAAG GTAATACCGAAAAACCTGTACTCTAG